Proteins co-encoded in one Chitinophagales bacterium genomic window:
- a CDS encoding PhoH family protein: MSETTITIEGVSLVEFYGSNNAKFDVLKNSFPKLKLIPRGSKIKVIGSKEDIGVFESKVDSIVDFLQKYGAIKVSHIEELLGGFEPTNIPQRKDNVILFGPNGNVIKAKTPNQMRMISESDKNDIVFAIGPAGTGKTYTAVALAVKALKNRVVKKIVLTRPAVEAGESLGFLPGDLKDKIDPYLRPLYDALDDMIPVEKLNYMMANRIIEIAPLAYMRGRTIDNAFIILDEAQNATRSQLKMFLTRIGPNAKCIITGDLTQIDLPRNVKSGLKQSIHILEHIKGISHVYLSTEDVIRHKLVKQIIKAYQDAEDAEETEYLNKNENKGKPKEVVKPKEDKPQKV, from the coding sequence TTGAGTGAGACAACCATAACAATTGAAGGCGTTAGTTTGGTAGAATTTTATGGCTCCAACAATGCCAAATTTGATGTATTGAAGAACTCTTTTCCGAAATTGAAACTGATTCCAAGAGGTAGTAAGATTAAGGTCATTGGAAGTAAAGAAGACATCGGTGTTTTTGAAAGTAAAGTAGATAGTATTGTAGATTTCCTACAAAAATATGGTGCTATAAAGGTGAGTCATATTGAGGAATTGTTGGGAGGTTTCGAGCCTACTAATATTCCACAGCGTAAGGACAACGTTATTTTGTTTGGCCCGAATGGTAATGTTATCAAAGCCAAAACGCCGAACCAAATGCGGATGATCAGTGAGTCAGACAAAAATGATATTGTTTTTGCAATCGGACCTGCGGGAACGGGTAAGACATACACAGCAGTGGCTTTGGCGGTGAAAGCCTTGAAAAATAGGGTGGTGAAGAAAATTGTTTTGACCCGTCCCGCCGTTGAAGCAGGCGAAAGTTTGGGTTTCTTGCCTGGTGATCTCAAGGATAAAATTGACCCTTATTTGCGTCCACTATACGATGCTTTGGATGATATGATTCCTGTCGAAAAACTGAATTACATGATGGCGAACCGCATTATTGAAATCGCACCTCTGGCATACATGCGTGGGCGAACGATTGACAATGCGTTCATTATTTTGGATGAAGCTCAAAATGCTACTCGCTCTCAACTGAAAATGTTCTTGACCCGTATTGGGCCGAATGCTAAGTGTATTATTACAGGCGATTTGACTCAAATTGACCTTCCTCGAAATGTGAAATCAGGTTTGAAACAAAGTATTCATATTTTGGAGCATATCAAAGGGATTTCACACGTTTATTTGAGTACTGAGGATGTGATTCGACACAAATTGGTCAAGCAAATTATCAAGGCTTACCAAGATGCTGAAGATGCTGAGGAAACTGAATACTTGAATAAGAATGAAAATAAAGGCAAGCCAAAAGAGGTAGTTAAACCAAAAGAAGACAAACCCCAAAAAGTTTAA
- a CDS encoding sigma-70 family RNA polymerase sigma factor, which produces MNTAETILTYRPFLISIAYKMLGSLEDAQDIVQDTFLKWLGLDHSKIENTKSYLAKSTVNRCINHLNNAKKLPITYIDNWLQDSFISKFNFELDLSEKLDFDYNLEAAISQLLQKLNPSERIVYVLKEVLNFDYTEIEIIVEKKKENCRQLLSRAKKRMEDEKFRFHLDTIKLSHFYNKCVDAYRYGKMNGLIEVLKGDLKDEKY; this is translated from the coding sequence ATGAATACTGCGGAAACCATTCTTACTTATCGTCCTTTTTTAATCTCGATTGCCTACAAAATGCTGGGGAGTTTGGAGGACGCACAAGATATTGTTCAAGATACGTTCTTAAAATGGTTGGGTTTAGACCACTCCAAAATTGAAAATACAAAATCTTATCTTGCCAAATCTACCGTAAATCGCTGTATCAATCACCTCAATAATGCCAAAAAATTACCTATTACTTACATTGATAATTGGCTCCAAGATTCTTTTATTAGCAAATTTAATTTTGAACTTGATTTAAGTGAAAAATTGGATTTCGACTACAATCTGGAAGCAGCTATTTCACAATTACTGCAAAAGTTGAATCCATCCGAACGAATTGTATATGTGTTGAAGGAAGTATTGAACTTCGATTATACAGAGATAGAAATAATTGTAGAAAAGAAGAAAGAAAATTGCCGTCAATTGTTGAGTCGGGCGAAAAAACGAATGGAAGATGAAAAGTTTCGTTTTCACTTAGATACCATCAAATTAAGCCATTTTTACAACAAATGCGTGGATGCTTACAGGTATGGAAAAATGAATGGTTTGATTGAAGTTTTGAAGGGAGATTTGAAGGATGAAAAATATTGA
- a CDS encoding 1-acyl-sn-glycerol-3-phosphate acyltransferase, producing MLKTFCRFVFFKVLGWRVKGTLPQLNKYVIAVAPHTSNWDFLIGITLRKMMSLEWMRFLGKEQLFRPPIGWWFRWMGGYPLIRSQSVNQVQQVVNYFNQNEHFIVVIAPEGTRKKVSHLKTGFYHIAKNASVPIVLVSFDYPSKTVVFREPFYPTDHSEQDLTFMEEYFKKFRGRIQ from the coding sequence ATGTTAAAAACTTTTTGCCGTTTTGTTTTCTTCAAAGTTTTAGGATGGCGTGTCAAAGGAACTCTTCCCCAACTCAACAAATATGTGATTGCAGTTGCGCCACATACCAGCAATTGGGATTTCCTCATCGGCATTACTCTCCGAAAAATGATGTCCTTAGAATGGATGCGTTTTTTGGGGAAAGAACAACTCTTTCGTCCCCCCATTGGATGGTGGTTTCGGTGGATGGGCGGCTATCCACTCATACGTTCTCAATCGGTCAATCAAGTACAGCAAGTGGTCAATTACTTCAATCAAAATGAGCATTTTATAGTAGTCATTGCTCCAGAAGGAACCCGCAAAAAAGTTTCTCACCTCAAAACAGGATTTTACCACATCGCAAAAAACGCAAGTGTTCCCATTGTATTGGTTTCTTTTGATTACCCTTCCAAAACCGTTGTTTTTCGAGAACCGTTCTACCCTACCGACCATTCTGAGCAGGACTTGACGTTTATGGAAGAATACTTCAAGAAATTCAGAGGACGAATTCAATAA
- the trpC gene encoding indole-3-glycerol phosphate synthase TrpC: MNILTKILHHKQLEIQYAKKQRSIRELQSSPFFNRSSISMKHSIQNGSGIIAEIKRSSPSKGIINANVVVEEVAKGYTKAGASAISVLTDSEFFGGSNAILTSVRQEVLTPLLRKEFIIDEYQVIETKAIGADAILLIAAALEPNMLMVLAQLAQSIGLEVLMEVHNKAELDSHLNPYLDMVGVNNRNLKTFEVSVQTSKDLVNDIPNELVKISESGISNPQTVLELQKVGFQGFLIGEQFMKQVNPTDACSQFIQQIKIASISNH; encoded by the coding sequence ATGAATATTCTAACTAAAATCCTCCACCACAAACAATTAGAAATTCAATACGCAAAAAAACAGCGCAGTATTCGAGAGCTTCAAAGCAGTCCTTTTTTCAATAGGTCAAGCATTTCGATGAAACACAGCATCCAAAACGGATCAGGTATCATTGCAGAAATCAAACGCAGTTCTCCCTCTAAAGGAATTATCAATGCAAACGTTGTAGTAGAGGAAGTTGCAAAAGGATATACCAAAGCAGGTGCATCCGCTATTTCTGTTTTAACCGACTCAGAGTTTTTTGGAGGTAGCAATGCCATCCTGACCTCCGTTCGTCAAGAAGTCTTAACACCTCTTCTACGCAAAGAATTCATCATTGACGAATACCAAGTCATTGAAACAAAAGCCATTGGAGCAGATGCTATTCTATTGATAGCTGCCGCTTTAGAACCCAATATGCTCATGGTTTTGGCACAATTGGCACAGTCCATCGGCTTAGAAGTGCTGATGGAAGTCCATAACAAAGCCGAACTCGACAGCCACCTAAATCCCTACCTCGATATGGTAGGCGTAAACAACCGCAACCTCAAAACTTTTGAAGTATCGGTACAAACTTCAAAAGATTTGGTGAATGACATCCCAAATGAGCTTGTCAAAATTTCGGAAAGTGGAATCTCAAATCCCCAAACCGTTCTCGAACTTCAAAAGGTGGGCTTTCAAGGTTTTTTGATTGGTGAGCAATTCATGAAACAAGTCAATCCCACAGATGCTTGCAGCCAATTTATTCAACAAATCAAAATAGCTTCTATTTCAAATCACTAA
- the paaZ gene encoding phenylacetic acid degradation bifunctional protein PaaZ → MSKLQNYILGQWVEGNGEGEALHHAVTGEVITHATTKGIDFKEVLEYGRNVGNPILRKMTFHERGLMLKQLALHLYKIKEQFYPISYQTGATRSDSWIDIEGGIGNLFANASLRKKFGSEAYYVDGEAVSLSKNGSFIGHHIMVPKEGVAIHINAFNFPIWGMLEKIAVNLLAGVPAIIKPATITSFLTEAMVKEIIASNILPEGALQLICGSARGILDHTMSQDVVTFTGSATTGRMLKSTPRILEEAVPFNMEADSLNCAVLGEDATPDTEEFQLFIKEVAKEMTAKCGQKCTAIRRVIVPENLVEDVQLALGQRLASTVIGNPEWKEVRMGALAGKVQVEEVQERIAELSQNAEIIYGNPNYVEVVGADSQKGSFISPIVLLQNQPFTHREAHNIEAFGPVSTVMPYKNMDEAIELAKMGKGSLCCSITTNDNQTARKFVVGAASHHGRILILNRACAKESTGHGSPLPMLVHGGPGRAGGGEEMGGERGVKHYLQRCAIQGSPTTLTEVTNVYQVGGEYKLPTQHVFQKHFEDLQIGETVITHKRTVTEADIVNFGNISWDHFYAHTDETALEGTTFEKRVAHGYFVLSAAAGLFVHPAKGPVLLNYGLEECRFTKPVYAGMTIGVRLTVKEKLEQEPRDAEDIPKGIVKFLVDVYDETGETVAIATILTMVKKKAKVQ, encoded by the coding sequence ATGTCAAAACTACAAAATTATATATTAGGACAATGGGTAGAAGGAAACGGTGAAGGTGAAGCCCTACACCATGCCGTAACAGGAGAAGTAATCACCCATGCCACAACAAAAGGAATTGATTTCAAGGAAGTTTTGGAATATGGACGAAACGTGGGAAACCCCATTCTACGTAAAATGACCTTCCATGAAAGAGGCTTGATGCTCAAACAACTGGCACTGCATCTATACAAAATTAAAGAACAATTTTACCCCATTAGCTACCAAACAGGCGCAACCCGTTCGGACAGTTGGATTGATATTGAAGGAGGAATTGGAAACTTATTTGCCAATGCGAGTTTGCGTAAAAAATTTGGCAGCGAAGCCTATTATGTCGATGGTGAAGCGGTTTCACTTTCCAAAAATGGTAGTTTCATCGGACACCACATCATGGTTCCCAAAGAAGGTGTAGCTATTCATATCAACGCCTTCAACTTTCCTATTTGGGGAATGTTGGAAAAAATAGCTGTGAATCTTTTAGCTGGCGTTCCTGCAATCATCAAACCCGCAACGATTACCTCTTTCCTCACCGAAGCAATGGTCAAAGAAATCATCGCCTCCAATATCTTACCCGAAGGCGCACTGCAATTGATATGTGGCTCGGCAAGAGGCATTTTAGACCACACGATGTCACAAGATGTGGTTACTTTTACGGGTTCTGCAACTACAGGCAGAATGTTGAAATCCACGCCTCGAATTTTGGAGGAAGCTGTTCCCTTCAATATGGAAGCCGATTCGCTCAACTGTGCTGTTTTGGGTGAAGATGCTACACCCGATACCGAAGAATTTCAGTTGTTTATCAAAGAAGTTGCCAAAGAAATGACCGCAAAATGTGGACAGAAATGCACTGCCATTCGTCGGGTAATCGTTCCCGAAAATTTGGTGGAGGATGTGCAGTTAGCTTTGGGGCAGCGATTGGCAAGTACAGTTATTGGCAATCCCGAATGGAAGGAAGTCAGGATGGGAGCATTGGCTGGAAAAGTACAAGTTGAAGAAGTACAAGAACGCATTGCAGAATTGTCTCAAAATGCTGAAATTATTTACGGCAATCCCAATTATGTGGAAGTCGTGGGTGCAGATAGCCAAAAAGGATCTTTTATTTCACCCATTGTTTTGCTTCAAAACCAACCATTTACCCACCGAGAAGCACACAACATTGAAGCCTTTGGACCCGTCAGCACGGTGATGCCCTACAAAAACATGGACGAAGCCATCGAACTCGCCAAAATGGGAAAAGGTTCACTTTGCTGCTCAATTACTACGAATGACAACCAAACTGCCCGAAAATTTGTGGTGGGTGCGGCAAGTCATCACGGACGTATTTTGATCCTCAATCGAGCTTGTGCAAAAGAAAGTACTGGTCATGGTTCACCTCTTCCAATGTTGGTGCATGGCGGCCCTGGACGTGCAGGTGGAGGCGAGGAAATGGGCGGTGAAAGAGGGGTAAAACACTACCTTCAACGCTGTGCCATTCAGGGTTCGCCCACCACGCTTACCGAAGTTACAAACGTCTATCAAGTTGGTGGTGAATACAAACTACCTACCCAACATGTTTTCCAAAAGCACTTTGAAGATTTGCAGATTGGCGAAACGGTCATTACCCACAAACGTACTGTGACAGAAGCGGATATAGTTAATTTCGGCAACATCAGTTGGGACCATTTTTATGCACACACCGATGAAACGGCTTTGGAAGGAACGACTTTTGAAAAACGAGTAGCGCATGGTTATTTTGTCCTATCAGCCGCTGCAGGTTTGTTTGTGCATCCCGCCAAAGGGCCTGTTTTGTTGAACTATGGTTTGGAGGAATGTCGCTTTACCAAGCCTGTGTATGCAGGCATGACGATTGGCGTTCGATTGACGGTCAAAGAAAAATTGGAGCAAGAACCTCGTGATGCGGAAGACATCCCCAAAGGCATTGTCAAATTTTTGGTGGATGTCTATGACGAAACGGGCGAAACGGTGGCAATTGCAACCATTTTGACGATGGTGAAGAAAAAGGCGAAAGTGCAATGA
- a CDS encoding class I SAM-dependent methyltransferase produces MNISEAIQLIIGDTAFSNHPNIWADLGCGSGLFTYALANLLPKQSTIIAVDKSYQLLQESNSTGVRIEFLQANFEKDVLVLPPLNGILMANSLHYVKDKKSLLERLQTHFNTNGRFIIVEYDTLNTNSWVPFPIDYPHLRELFLELGFKKIEKIGVHPSIYGSNIYSCLVT; encoded by the coding sequence ATGAATATTTCAGAAGCCATTCAATTGATAATAGGAGATACCGCCTTCTCAAATCATCCCAATATATGGGCAGATTTAGGTTGTGGAAGTGGTCTTTTCACCTATGCTTTGGCAAACCTTTTACCCAAACAAAGTACCATTATTGCAGTGGATAAGTCTTATCAACTATTGCAGGAAAGTAATTCAACAGGCGTAAGGATTGAGTTTTTACAAGCTAATTTTGAGAAAGATGTATTGGTATTACCTCCATTGAATGGCATCCTTATGGCAAATTCTTTACATTATGTGAAAGACAAAAAGAGTCTATTGGAAAGGTTACAAACTCACTTCAATACAAATGGTAGGTTCATCATTGTAGAATATGATACACTAAACACTAACTCTTGGGTTCCTTTCCCAATTGATTATCCTCATCTAAGAGAGCTCTTTTTAGAGTTGGGTTTTAAAAAAATCGAAAAAATTGGAGTACATCCTTCTATTTATGGGAGCAATATATATTCTTGTTTGGTAACGTAA
- a CDS encoding tetratricopeptide repeat protein → MNITINIPQFFNIDGKSGRNFNYLYPLNNGDTTDSRLFILCDGSSGGVKGDASSLVTKGFYEYFTQKRPPKDNAVGQLYMNDALRFVEGKLREYVQSNPKERGMRSTLALLYFNENDTLTIAWVGNSRIYHVRGNQIITKTQDHTVNAYKNGKTVVVPRAISGIEPAYLSLSIVKDILPGDYFLMCSEGVVETLDDRNIRYLLSQGDGNINKNKAIVEKIKDLCSTHSYKGCGLYLLQIDSTAEGSIENMPITTVANTANSSDVSIDTGPIRRKSSGFKTPSISKASRNAFLLSLLILTVVAIAFAYKLQQSKPEVVFEQQMIQAEELITKGAYQDAIALYQSSLNLALEDTSVFAGVRAKIRQAEEQQMIGIADKLYKDGMLLKARDEYKNVLTFHPNSEYASKKLQSIEDYLLKEKNRLIVEADSLMQVNGFEQARNSLFEALYLAQQDTQLLYRINNTYKALKEDTLDMALAIGKAIQIGTAPPATAEEEEDDLYTDVEEETLVEEYKNEPKIRERRPVKVEVLKPDTDDSIITHQEYKNLLEEGKTAYDKGNLELAATKYKAALEYNSTEGVVNKLKEINEKLSSKSKYNDLMQQADAAFQSKKYEEAQRLYQEALKVEKDDGYAAQRIEIAKNMIEQSQANNAFQKLITDADKAFDSNNFATARELYQRALSDASDPAAINAKIAKCNEKIIEMQADISKKRLRKGEKLCESTNYNSECYYHLRDNNLLYSVNPQVLYKLGQHFEGKDTNRAKECYNIAAGKGSAPAAEKLKELK, encoded by the coding sequence ATGAATATTACTATCAATATACCCCAATTTTTTAATATAGACGGTAAAAGCGGACGAAATTTTAATTATTTATATCCTCTCAACAATGGAGATACTACCGACAGTCGGTTATTTATTTTGTGCGATGGATCGAGTGGAGGAGTAAAAGGAGATGCATCTTCATTAGTAACAAAAGGATTTTATGAATATTTTACCCAAAAAAGACCCCCAAAAGACAATGCCGTAGGACAGCTCTACATGAATGATGCACTTCGATTTGTGGAGGGGAAATTGCGAGAATACGTCCAATCCAACCCAAAAGAAAGAGGCATGAGAAGTACACTTGCTTTATTGTACTTCAATGAAAATGATACGCTTACCATTGCATGGGTAGGCAATAGCCGCATCTATCATGTGCGAGGCAATCAAATCATCACTAAAACCCAAGACCACACTGTAAATGCCTATAAAAATGGCAAAACAGTCGTTGTTCCAAGAGCTATTTCGGGGATAGAACCAGCTTACCTTAGTCTCTCGATTGTCAAAGACATACTGCCTGGTGATTATTTTTTGATGTGTAGCGAAGGAGTAGTTGAAACGTTGGATGACAGAAATATACGGTATTTACTATCACAAGGAGATGGAAATATCAATAAAAACAAGGCGATTGTTGAAAAAATAAAAGATTTGTGCAGTACCCATTCCTACAAAGGTTGTGGACTGTATTTACTTCAAATAGACAGTACAGCAGAAGGGAGTATAGAAAATATGCCCATTACAACAGTAGCAAATACTGCTAATTCTTCGGATGTGAGCATTGATACGGGGCCGATTCGCAGAAAAAGCAGTGGTTTTAAAACACCTTCGATTTCTAAAGCTTCACGAAATGCCTTTTTACTCTCACTACTCATTTTGACAGTAGTTGCCATTGCTTTTGCCTACAAATTACAACAGTCGAAGCCCGAAGTAGTCTTTGAGCAGCAGATGATACAAGCAGAAGAATTGATAACAAAAGGAGCGTATCAAGATGCCATTGCTCTTTATCAAAGTAGTTTGAACTTGGCTTTGGAAGATACAAGTGTTTTTGCTGGTGTGAGAGCGAAGATTCGACAAGCAGAAGAGCAACAGATGATTGGCATTGCTGACAAACTGTACAAAGATGGAATGTTGCTGAAAGCACGTGACGAATACAAAAACGTGTTGACTTTTCACCCCAACAGCGAATATGCTAGCAAAAAATTGCAGTCCATTGAAGATTATTTACTCAAAGAAAAAAACCGCTTGATAGTTGAAGCTGATTCGCTCATGCAAGTAAATGGTTTTGAACAAGCCAGAAACAGTCTTTTTGAAGCTTTGTATTTGGCACAGCAAGACACCCAACTTTTGTACCGTATCAACAACACTTACAAAGCATTGAAGGAAGATACACTTGACATGGCACTGGCAATAGGAAAGGCTATACAGATTGGTACTGCTCCTCCTGCAACTGCTGAAGAAGAGGAAGATGATTTGTACACGGATGTGGAGGAAGAAACACTTGTGGAGGAATATAAGAATGAACCCAAAATAAGAGAAAGAAGGCCAGTGAAAGTCGAAGTGCTAAAACCTGATACAGATGATTCCATTATCACCCACCAAGAATACAAAAACTTGCTGGAAGAAGGAAAAACGGCTTATGATAAGGGAAATTTGGAACTTGCTGCAACGAAATACAAGGCTGCATTGGAGTACAATAGTACAGAAGGGGTAGTGAATAAACTCAAGGAAATCAATGAAAAATTGAGTAGCAAATCAAAATACAATGACTTGATGCAACAAGCGGATGCGGCTTTTCAGTCCAAAAAATATGAAGAAGCGCAGCGATTGTATCAAGAGGCATTGAAGGTGGAAAAAGACGATGGATATGCGGCCCAGCGTATCGAAATTGCCAAAAATATGATTGAACAATCTCAAGCCAACAATGCATTTCAAAAGTTGATAACAGATGCTGATAAAGCTTTCGATAGCAATAATTTTGCTACTGCAAGGGAATTGTACCAAAGGGCTTTGAGCGATGCTTCTGACCCTGCTGCAATCAATGCGAAAATAGCAAAATGCAACGAAAAAATAATTGAAATGCAAGCAGACATTTCCAAAAAACGCTTGCGGAAAGGTGAAAAATTATGCGAAAGCACGAACTACAATAGCGAATGTTATTACCATCTACGAGACAACAACTTGCTATATAGCGTTAATCCTCAGGTTCTCTACAAATTGGGTCAGCATTTTGAAGGCAAAGACACCAATCGTGCAAAGGAATGTTACAACATTGCAGCAGGGAAAGGTTCGGCTCCCGCAGCGGAGAAGTTGAAGGAGTTGAAGTAA
- a CDS encoding bifunctional methionine sulfoxide reductase B/A protein has product MNRSILVNILFIIASITFLGFSCNASKSTNSTQQVQQDSPFPMAKSDSEWKEILSPEAYKIMVENGTEAPFYNAFFDNHEEGIYVSAATGEPLFSSADKFDSGTGWPSFSKPIEKGAVKWIKDNSLGMSRDEVVEQSTGLHLGHVFNDGPAPTNLRYCINSAALKFIPKGTAASMTTKGEKAKAYFASGCFWCVEAVYESVKGVEESISGYSGGHTKNPTYEDSNTGKTGHAEAVEIIYDPSVVSFSSLVDVYFGSQDPTQVNGQGPDRGSQYRSIIFYQNEEEKKIIEEKKAALAKELNAEIAAEVMPFEKFWVAEDYHQNYEKLHPTHSYIQHVSIPRLNRFKQKFPELLKDGHSAAH; this is encoded by the coding sequence ATGAATCGCAGTATTTTAGTAAACATATTATTTATTATCGCCTCCATAACTTTTTTGGGATTCAGTTGCAATGCTTCTAAAAGCACCAATTCAACCCAGCAAGTTCAGCAGGATTCGCCATTCCCCATGGCAAAGTCAGATAGTGAGTGGAAGGAAATATTAAGTCCTGAAGCATATAAGATTATGGTCGAAAATGGCACCGAAGCCCCTTTCTACAATGCCTTTTTTGACAACCACGAAGAAGGTATTTATGTGAGTGCTGCTACGGGTGAACCCTTGTTTAGTTCTGCCGATAAATTTGATTCGGGTACAGGCTGGCCAAGTTTTTCCAAGCCTATCGAAAAGGGAGCTGTGAAGTGGATAAAAGACAACAGTTTGGGCATGTCCAGAGATGAAGTTGTAGAACAATCAACTGGATTACATCTTGGGCATGTATTCAACGATGGTCCAGCACCTACCAATTTGCGCTACTGTATTAATTCTGCCGCCTTGAAGTTTATACCAAAAGGTACTGCCGCTTCAATGACTACAAAGGGTGAAAAAGCGAAGGCATATTTTGCAAGTGGCTGCTTTTGGTGTGTTGAAGCGGTTTATGAGTCGGTCAAAGGTGTAGAGGAATCCATTTCTGGCTATTCGGGTGGACACACTAAGAATCCTACTTATGAAGATAGCAACACTGGAAAGACAGGTCATGCCGAAGCAGTAGAGATTATTTATGATCCTTCTGTGGTGAGTTTCAGTAGTTTGGTAGATGTGTATTTTGGTTCACAAGATCCTACACAGGTCAACGGACAGGGACCAGACAGAGGTTCTCAATATCGTTCCATTATTTTCTATCAAAATGAGGAGGAAAAGAAAATCATTGAAGAGAAAAAAGCAGCACTTGCCAAGGAATTGAATGCTGAGATTGCAGCCGAAGTGATGCCTTTTGAAAAGTTTTGGGTAGCAGAGGATTACCACCAAAATTATGAAAAACTGCATCCTACACATTCTTACATCCAACATGTTTCCATTCCTCGATTGAACCGCTTCAAACAGAAATTCCCGGAATTGTTGAAGGATGGACATTCGGCAGCACATTAA
- a CDS encoding carbohydrate kinase has product MVNPTVMCFGEVLFDLLPTGKVEGGAPMNVAIQLNNLGVSSGMISRVGRDSFGSELLSFLQEKGLRTDTIQIDTVHHTGIVDVDMSDPTNVQYDIVKPVAYDFIEVEAGLVNLVQQAEIFLHGSLIARNETSKNTLLQLLERAKMVVFDVNLRRPHYSKEILEELLQEADMVKMNEEELETVAGWYGAYNEEKQAMKWLKHQFDLEAICVTRGEDGAAYLDDTGFYEHAGFEVIVADTIGSGDAFLAGFLSQKLVGKSPEECLEFACATGALVATFRGGTPKIDEEMVRKFLK; this is encoded by the coding sequence ATGGTAAATCCAACAGTAATGTGTTTTGGTGAAGTCCTCTTCGACCTTTTGCCAACAGGGAAGGTCGAGGGTGGCGCACCCATGAATGTAGCAATTCAATTGAACAATTTGGGCGTATCTTCTGGAATGATTAGCCGAGTAGGGCGAGACAGTTTTGGGAGTGAATTATTGTCTTTTTTGCAAGAAAAAGGCTTGCGAACCGATACGATTCAAATAGATACGGTGCATCACACAGGTATCGTGGATGTTGACATGAGTGACCCAACGAATGTGCAATACGACATTGTTAAACCTGTTGCTTATGATTTTATTGAAGTAGAAGCGGGTCTGGTAAACTTGGTTCAGCAAGCGGAAATATTTTTGCATGGCAGTTTGATTGCAAGAAATGAAACTTCAAAAAATACCTTGCTGCAATTGTTGGAGAGGGCAAAGATGGTGGTTTTTGATGTCAACTTGAGAAGACCACACTACTCCAAAGAGATATTGGAAGAGTTGCTACAAGAGGCAGATATGGTGAAGATGAATGAAGAAGAATTAGAGACTGTTGCAGGCTGGTATGGTGCTTACAATGAAGAAAAACAAGCGATGAAGTGGCTGAAACACCAATTTGATTTGGAGGCAATTTGTGTCACCAGAGGTGAAGATGGGGCAGCGTATTTGGACGATACGGGTTTCTATGAACATGCTGGTTTTGAAGTAATAGTAGCCGATACGATTGGCAGCGGTGATGCATTTTTGGCGGGTTTTTTAAGCCAGAAATTGGTGGGTAAATCTCCAGAAGAATGTTTGGAATTTGCTTGTGCTACGGGGGCTTTGGTAGCGACTTTTAGAGGAGGAACGCCCAAGATTGACGAGGAAATGGTGCGGAAGTTTTTGAAGTGA